CCATGATTCTGTTGTCAGGTGATTTTCGTCAGACTCTTCCAGTTATTCCCAGATCAACTGTTGCTGATGAACTAAATGCATGCCTAAAATCATCAAATTTGTGGCACTACGTAAAGACACTCCACTTAACAACTAACATGCGAGTATTTTTGCAACAAGATGAAACTGCTAATGTGTTTGCGAAGCAGTTGTTAGACATTGGAAATAATAAAGTTGCAGTGGACACCTCGACCGGATTCATCACATTACCTACAGATTTCTGTCAAATCACAGACTCAAAAGTGGAGCTTATTCAGCGAGTTTTCCCAGATATAGCGCAAAAGTTCAATAACCATAATTGGCTGGGTGAACGAGCAATATTAGCAGCGAAAAATAATGATGTAGAGGATCTTAATGCGACCATTCAGAATTTTCTTCCAGGACAGTTGATTTCCTTCAAATCAGTCGACACCGTAATGAACCAGGATGACGTAATCAACTATCCCACTGAGTTTTTAAATTCACTGGAATTGCCTGGATTACCACCTCACAATTTGCAGTTAAAAGTAGGATCAGTTGTCATCATGCTGCGTAACATTAATCAACCTCGACTATGCAATGGAACAAGACTGGCTGTGAAAAGACTGATGAATAACGTCATTGAGGCGACAATcataaaaggaaaatacaaagGAGAGGATGTCTTGATCCCGCGGATACCGATGATTCCAACGGACTTACCATTCGATTTTAAACGCTTACAATTTCCAGTACGTCTGGCCTTTGCGATGACCATAAATAAATCGCAAGGACAGTCTTTAGAAGTTTGTGGAATCAACTTGGAGTTTCCCTGTTTCGCGCATGGACAATTATACGTCGCGTGTTCGCGCGTCGGAAAACCGtcttctttgtttatttacgcaccacaaaacaaaacaaaaaatatagtttatgagaaagctttaaattaattaacagaCTGTATTTTCACAGTGTGTGTCTGTGAATATCAAATTTAAACCTTATAAATAGCCAGTATTTCAGGAAAACTCTGATTTCTAAGTAAGCAACATGATGtatcgaaaataataataaaacttcatgctttattcaataaatgctttttcattaataattattttgtttgttttaaaatcattttatacaaaacattAGGTCTTTTATTTATCGATGAGGCAGTACGAAGTctgccgggtcagctagtaattaatattattacaattatttttttgctatctGTACTTTTTCGCGACGTATGACGTCACGAAGCTGTTAGGGTTCCGTCGCAATATTAACTTGCGGGGCTTGTACGTTTTTTGCCTAATCTTCATGCATCTTTCTTTTTCGCCTATACagtacattttctttaaaatattactgctcTCAAAGCGCTTTATTCCCAAaaatctaagtgccatcctgaacattgttagtattgaaATTAATACCTGGTCGTCCATCTTCCTTTTTTTAGCACGCTCATAAGTGTTTTGCAACTCAAATTAAGACTTGTGACTTGAAAAATCAATTACGCGATTCACCCTATTTAAACTCCTGCCACAATCCGCAAGAAGCATACAACATTATATCAAGCATTAATAATTACGGAGTTTTGGATTGTATGtacttattttcaaaaatgtacattcaaaatgtttgtgtacattattgtttttacaaCATAACTACAACGAATGAAGACACTATCTTTTGTCATTTTAAAGCGAATTATACAAAAAACTGGATTCATCTTCATCTTCGTGAACAACATTTCACACCTTTTTATGAAGTATCATCAGATTTATTGGAGACAATACAAGACGCTACCCAAAATGAAGCCCATGTTGATGCCAATATTCAACTATTGCGTGACAATTATTATGAAGATCCTACCGAAGATAACCATAACAATCATGAAAATGAAATTGAGATTGTTAGAGAAGATCGAATTgatgaaaatattatgtattttattgttgATGGTACTATTCCAGTTTATACAAATTATCGTAAATACAGTACCAgtcatattgatttttataaagaatttaCGAGTAATTCATTTGGTCAACTGGCTGGGATAATTTGttgaaattattgtacaaattgAAAAAAGAGGGAGCGGAAGTTTCCGATGAGATTTTAGCAGGCATGAGGTAATGTGCATAAAGCTCAACTTGTGAATGAAGATGCCGTAACTTGTGAtatctatttcaataaaatggTAAATTGCCTGTTAAAGAAAAGAAGTCCATTCGGAAAATGTAGAGTTTATTCATTATACAAAAGAATAGAATTTCAACATCGTGGTAGCCCACGTGCTCATATTCTTCTTTGGTCGGACAATGTTCTTGAAGATTATCAAGCAATGATCCTGACGTAATTAAATTAATCGACGAATTAGTTTCTGTGCCAGCGTCAGAGGCGTCTGGAAATATAAAACTAGTAATGGCGCATCCACACATGCCCGGCGGCACGGCCGGCGGCATGGCCGGCGGCCGGGCCGCCGGCCATGCCGCCGGCTCATGCATCTTTTACCTGCGGCACGCGCGGCTTTTGGTGCCGGCGGCAGTTTGCTTGCGGCTTCGATACGGAGTGGTAGTGTTGtcgtattcatttaaataacaaaatgacaGAATTTAACTGGGATGATAGTgctgtacttttattaatagaaaagtaTCAAGAAAATGAACTATTGTGGAACCCAAGGCATATGGATTTCAAGAATCGCAACAAAAGAAACGATGCTGTTAGGGATATTGCTTCTGTGTTCAACATAGCATCAACAGAAATTGAGAGAAAACTGAAGAATTTATCTAGCCATTATTTTCGAGAAAAACGCAAATTTGAAGAATCTAAAAGGAGTGGATCTGGACGGGATGATGTTCAATTGCCGAAATGGTTTGCTTATAAGGCGTTatcatttcttaatgacaagaatgCACCGGTACCGACTCTGAACAGCCACACACCTAGTGTAAGTACCCATCAAATTCTTATAATTACCTAAGTAGACTAGTTGGTcgaccataataaatttaaaatacatatttcattatgcaatattttcgttaataggggtaggtacaaagtttttgcttcgcgtattaatattttagatacctactacctacAACCCGGTAACAATACATAATACCACGGAGCGCGGGCGAGCATACTCTCGTTTTTGACCTTATGTAGTCGGCATAACACTTACCGAAAGCGAAGTATTCGGGAATAAGCGCTCGTGAAGAGTGTACAGGGTTACTGGTGAGACATTTGCAATACTTGAGGACGTGATATATGGccaactagctgatgcccgcgacttcgttcgcgtggattaagtttttaaaatcccttgggaactctttgattttccgggataaaaagtagcctatgtcactctccagGACCTTAACTATCCCCATGCAAAAAATCATGTCGATCCGTAGCTCTGTTGCGGCGTGAttcaaggacaaaccaacaaacacactttcgcatttataatattagtatatattagtatgaagtatgaagtatgatatgtaagatgaaaaaaaatatataaagaaataatatcaattatttactgaGTAAATGTAgcttaaacttacataattatttgtatacactatacatacatgttatgtttataagcttggtttttatttaatatttacatactgataggatatattcaaaatatagtattgaagcttgtttgcaattatttataagatttcctttttattttcagtcttcTCAAGATAATATCACTCCCCAGACTACGCTACCTTCGACAAGGACTTCACGAAAGCGAAATATAGAGAGAGAACCTGAAGTTGATGAAGCTTTGCAATTACTGAGGGAGATCACGTCTAATGCAAGGCAACGCGATGATGCTGCTATATTTGCAGACTATATAAGTAGCAAGTTGAGGAAGATGGATCATTACACGATGTGTACAGTACAACATCAAATCCAGAATATTATCTATGAAGCAGAAATGAGAATGGGTTCGATGAATTTTGATACTAGTAATACTACTCAGCCTCTTCGTTATCAAAATGTTCGTCCAGGATACTTCACCGGCCAACCTACAACGTTAGCAATGTCACCGTCGCCCTCAACTTCGCGCTCTTACTCTGTTCAATCAGACTATGAAATGCAAAATAGCCCAGATGTCAATACAAGTGACAGTCTGTTACAAgtcttggaaaataatttaaccaaataatttaaccgaaaatagtgtaatagattaaaataaggttacatattaaaatgacgAAAAACGCAATgcctttacttaaaactaaaataaatgtttatattttcggttaaattattttattttaataaaagcttaaaattattgatacatGTTTCTGAttcctaaataaaacaattatttgaataatcatattttatttctttcaaacattatatttgatattgccAAGGAAGCTGACCTTGTTCCgatagaaaataacattttagctCATTTCTAATTACACTTGGTTCTACATTTAGAGCGATCTGCGGTATATTTT
The sequence above is a segment of the Pararge aegeria chromosome Z, ilParAegt1.1, whole genome shotgun sequence genome. Coding sequences within it:
- the LOC120636109 gene encoding uncharacterized protein LOC120636109; protein product: MTEFNWDDSAVLLLIEKYQENELLWNPRHMDFKNRNKRNDAVRDIASVFNIASTEIERKLKNLSSHYFREKRKFEESKRSGSGRDDVQLPKWFAYKALSFLNDKNAPVPTLNSHTPSSSQDNITPQTTLPSTRTSRKRNIEREPEVDEALQLLREITSNARQRDDAAIFADYISSKLRKMDHYTMCTVQHQIQNIIYEAEMRMGSMNFDTSNTTQPLRYQNVRPGYFTGQPTTLAMSPSPSTSRSYSVQSDYEMQNSPDVNTSDSLLQVLENNLTK